A stretch of Rhodohalobacter mucosus DNA encodes these proteins:
- a CDS encoding DUF5916 domain-containing protein, which produces MKSTISIIILAAISALAFAPADTDDPDSTDLGPHKPSTVFTYKATHLEKGSVKLDGILDESAWQQSETISGFTQRTPDTGKPSSEQTDVKILYDDDAIYIGATLRYSSADSIASTLFRRDGDGYSDWFFAGIDSYNDQRTAFVFALNPRGVQKDVLIYNDSREDISWNAVWQGKSVIENNVWTLEMRIPLSQLRYDESSEEMREGWGVNFSRYIADRDEESYWAPTPPDDAGIVSKFGRLTELNNLPKKNQLEIVPYLSSQLNRSPFSNGNPFLNEYESSLQAGADVTYGLTSNLTLSATLNPDFGQVEADPAEVNLTAFETFFSERRPFFLEGTEIFDFSTNSMLRLGDVPTIFYSRRIGRAPQGRIPSGAEFSNMPESTPIIGAVKLSGKTSGGWSLGFLNAVTTEQQAAYTNGSGETLSASVEPFTNYSVARFQRDFNDGNSVAGIIFNSVLRENSDPNLTRLLADNAFTAGMDGQHRWNNNKYMISGRFAASHVSGSSEVIRSLQLSSARYFQRPDADNLSLNEKKTSLSGMYGDVMITRQTRHWISQVRAYHVTPGFEVNDLGFQTIADRTTTTAMQIYQQPNSGLGWLRNFNTYLFSANTFNSGGDYVNNLHGVGGSFRFSNFWSLNTEVFASVRSVDDKLTRGGPVARRPASMSSAMILSSDNRKALRVRILARRQADELGGFSGTGSVRFQYRPHPAANISVEPTFSVRENKTQYVSSVATPEKTATFGNRYVFADLRQQTVSATVRMEWTFSPSLSFQMFAQPFISSGHFSGFKELDRPGSMDYEVYGEDTGNISFNPASNRYEVSPAGSSNAFQLPNPDFNIHSLLGNAVVRWEYRPGSTIFFVWSQARSGYRNSGSLDVGDTFSDLFSTPATHTFLVKFSYWLGS; this is translated from the coding sequence ATGAAATCTACAATATCTATTATCATTTTAGCGGCCATTTCCGCTCTGGCTTTTGCACCTGCTGATACAGATGATCCTGACTCCACAGATCTTGGTCCGCACAAGCCGTCCACCGTTTTTACCTACAAGGCGACCCACCTGGAAAAAGGGTCCGTAAAGCTTGACGGGATACTGGATGAGTCAGCCTGGCAGCAGTCCGAAACTATCAGCGGATTCACACAGAGAACACCCGACACCGGCAAACCCTCTTCTGAACAGACTGACGTAAAGATTCTGTATGATGATGACGCGATATACATTGGTGCCACTCTCCGTTACAGTTCTGCCGACTCAATTGCTTCGACTCTTTTCAGAAGAGACGGAGACGGATACAGCGACTGGTTTTTTGCGGGCATCGACAGCTATAACGACCAGCGCACCGCATTTGTATTTGCACTCAACCCGCGCGGTGTCCAAAAGGATGTGCTGATTTACAATGACAGCCGGGAGGATATCAGCTGGAATGCCGTATGGCAGGGTAAATCTGTTATTGAAAACAATGTATGGACCCTTGAGATGAGAATACCGCTTTCCCAGCTGCGATATGATGAGTCATCTGAGGAGATGCGCGAAGGATGGGGAGTTAACTTTTCCCGGTATATTGCAGACCGTGATGAAGAGTCGTACTGGGCGCCCACGCCGCCCGATGATGCAGGAATTGTATCTAAGTTCGGAAGGCTAACGGAACTCAATAATCTGCCGAAAAAGAACCAGCTGGAAATTGTTCCATACCTCTCATCACAGTTAAATCGCTCACCTTTTTCGAACGGCAATCCATTTTTGAATGAATATGAATCCTCCCTGCAGGCAGGAGCAGATGTTACCTACGGGCTTACATCCAACCTTACGCTGAGCGCTACCCTTAATCCGGACTTTGGCCAGGTTGAGGCAGACCCGGCTGAGGTGAACCTGACAGCATTTGAAACGTTCTTTTCAGAGCGGAGGCCCTTTTTCCTTGAGGGAACTGAAATTTTCGATTTCAGCACCAACAGCATGCTGCGTTTGGGTGATGTACCCACCATTTTTTACTCCAGAAGAATCGGCAGGGCGCCACAGGGCCGTATTCCCTCCGGAGCCGAATTCAGTAACATGCCGGAATCAACGCCTATTATCGGTGCGGTGAAGCTAAGCGGCAAAACATCGGGTGGCTGGTCTTTGGGTTTTCTGAACGCCGTAACCACGGAACAGCAGGCAGCCTACACCAATGGCAGCGGTGAAACCCTTTCAGCAAGCGTAGAGCCGTTTACAAACTATAGTGTAGCTCGCTTTCAGCGGGATTTCAATGACGGCAACAGCGTAGCCGGAATCATCTTCAATTCCGTGCTTCGCGAAAACAGTGACCCCAACCTCACCAGGTTGCTTGCCGACAACGCCTTTACGGCAGGAATGGATGGCCAGCACCGCTGGAATAATAACAAATACATGATCAGCGGACGGTTTGCAGCCAGCCATGTAAGCGGCAGCAGCGAAGTAATTCGTTCTCTGCAGCTAAGCAGTGCACGCTACTTTCAGAGGCCCGATGCGGACAACCTTTCACTGAATGAAAAAAAAACCTCTCTTTCCGGAATGTATGGGGATGTAATGATTACCCGCCAAACAAGACACTGGATTTCGCAGGTTCGTGCCTATCACGTCACCCCGGGCTTTGAAGTGAATGACCTTGGTTTTCAGACCATAGCAGACCGGACAACCACAACCGCCATGCAGATCTATCAGCAGCCCAATTCCGGCCTGGGCTGGCTTCGCAACTTCAACACGTATCTGTTTTCTGCCAATACATTCAACTCGGGTGGAGACTACGTGAATAATTTGCACGGGGTTGGAGGATCATTCCGCTTCAGCAACTTCTGGTCGCTCAATACGGAGGTTTTTGCTTCTGTGCGCTCCGTCGACGACAAGCTGACCAGAGGCGGGCCCGTTGCACGACGACCCGCTTCTATGTCATCTGCAATGATACTCAGTTCAGATAACAGAAAAGCCCTGCGGGTTCGCATTCTTGCCCGGCGGCAAGCAGATGAACTTGGCGGTTTTTCAGGAACCGGTTCTGTACGCTTTCAGTACCGGCCTCACCCTGCCGCAAACATCTCCGTTGAACCGACATTTTCCGTGAGAGAAAATAAAACCCAGTATGTGTCGAGCGTAGCAACCCCCGAGAAGACAGCCACGTTTGGGAACAGGTACGTCTTTGCAGACCTCCGTCAGCAGACAGTTTCCGCGACCGTACGAATGGAGTGGACATTCAGTCCCTCTCTCAGCTTCCAGATGTTTGCACAGCCGTTTATTTCATCCGGACATTTCAGCGGGTTTAAAGAGTTAGACCGTCCCGGCTCTATGGATTATGAGGTATACGGTGAAGATACCGGGAACATATCGTTTAACCCGGCAAGCAACCGCTATGAAGTGAGTCCCGCCGGTTCAAGCAATGCATTTCAGCTCCCAAATCCCGATTTTAATATCCATTCGCTGCTCGGAAATGCCGTAGTCCGATGGGAATATCGCCCGGGGTCCACCATCTTTTTTGTTTGGTCGCAGGCCCGATCTGGTTACCGTAACAGCGGCAGCCTGGACGTAGGCGATACATTCAGCGATCTTTTCAGCACGCCGGCCACTCACACCTTCCTGGTCAAATTCTCCTATTGGCTGGGATCGTAA
- a CDS encoding CsbD family protein, which translates to MSNLDLKGSWNELKGKLKQEYGELTDDDLAYVEGKEDELIGRIQKRLGKKREEIAAEIKDWLEEFEGEQEKA; encoded by the coding sequence ATGAGTAATCTGGACCTAAAAGGAAGCTGGAATGAACTGAAGGGAAAACTGAAACAGGAGTACGGGGAGCTTACCGATGACGATCTTGCTTACGTTGAGGGCAAGGAAGATGAGCTGATTGGCAGAATTCAAAAAAGACTTGGTAAAAAACGCGAAGAGATTGCGGCTGAGATTAAAGACTGGCTTGAGGAGTTTGAGGGAGAGCAAGAAAAGGCATAA
- a CDS encoding META domain-containing protein has translation MRLPIVIVLMLFAVLTGCSTAANQSTIEKTGLPDQFFNTEWQLIGSSDTKLSQEATSAEEIPMLIFGLEENRIFGSGGCNRFSGAYLPGDDGTLTFGDIVATQMTCVNQASETAFFDRLNTVTHYQFNEDFTELSLLKPDGDVLLTFTKTRIKRI, from the coding sequence ATGCGTTTACCCATTGTCATCGTCCTGATGCTGTTTGCAGTCCTCACCGGATGCAGTACGGCAGCCAATCAAAGTACCATCGAAAAAACCGGCCTTCCGGATCAGTTCTTTAATACGGAATGGCAGCTGATTGGGTCATCAGATACCAAACTTTCTCAAGAGGCAACATCCGCGGAAGAGATTCCAATGCTTATTTTCGGTCTGGAGGAGAACCGAATTTTTGGTTCAGGAGGATGCAACCGTTTTTCAGGCGCATATCTGCCCGGCGATGATGGTACTCTCACATTCGGTGATATTGTTGCCACCCAAATGACATGCGTCAACCAGGCTTCCGAGACAGCGTTTTTCGACAGGCTGAATACCGTCACTCATTATCAATTCAATGAGGACTTTACAGAGCTTTCACTGCTGAAACCTGACGGAGACGTTCTGCTTACATTCACCAAGACCCGGATAAAGAGGATATAG
- a CDS encoding DinB family protein: MIRELITIFERDLQKLKLEIESFQKEENLWKTTGRISNSAGNLALHLTGNLNHYIGSILGNTGYVRNRTAEFDSKNVQVAELLEGLDKASQTVSQTLRSLSERDLSKPYPEPVFGYEMTTSFMLIHLSTHLSYHLGQINYLRRVLEEK; the protein is encoded by the coding sequence ATGATCCGGGAGCTCATCACAATTTTTGAACGGGATCTTCAAAAACTGAAACTGGAAATCGAATCCTTTCAGAAAGAAGAAAACCTCTGGAAAACAACCGGCCGTATTTCCAATTCAGCAGGCAATCTTGCCCTGCACCTGACGGGCAACCTGAATCACTACATCGGGAGCATTCTCGGTAATACAGGCTATGTGCGGAACCGCACTGCAGAATTCGACTCAAAGAATGTGCAGGTTGCAGAACTTCTGGAAGGCCTGGATAAGGCAAGCCAAACGGTTTCACAAACCCTTCGCAGTCTAAGTGAGCGTGATCTGTCCAAGCCGTATCCCGAACCCGTATTCGGATATGAGATGACCACCTCTTTTATGCTGATTCATCTCTCCACGCACCTCTCCTATCACCTGGGACAGATCAACTATCTGCGAAGAGTTCTGGAAGAAAAATAG
- a CDS encoding Crp/Fnr family transcriptional regulator has protein sequence MTITQKLRHAFPRLNDELISEIESSALKKDIPKGTEILREGQYVSAVPIVLSGLIKVYKQYEARDLLLYYIKPNESCIMSFAAGLRNEPSNVFALTEENTTALLLPVDKISGWMNRYPDLNSLFFQQYNLRYAELLETIQNVLFNKMDQRLYDYLREKSELLNKNPLKISHRQIAADLGTAREVVSRVMKKLENEGKLEQNTDGIKISGL, from the coding sequence ATGACAATAACACAAAAGCTTCGACACGCTTTTCCTCGCCTGAATGATGAATTGATTTCGGAAATTGAGTCGAGTGCCCTTAAGAAAGATATCCCCAAAGGCACCGAAATATTGAGAGAGGGCCAGTATGTGTCGGCCGTACCGATTGTTCTGAGCGGGCTTATCAAAGTCTACAAACAGTATGAAGCTAGAGACCTGCTGCTTTATTATATCAAGCCGAATGAAAGCTGCATTATGTCGTTTGCAGCCGGTTTAAGAAACGAACCGAGCAATGTTTTCGCCTTAACAGAAGAGAACACCACAGCCCTTCTGCTGCCGGTTGATAAGATATCGGGGTGGATGAACCGGTACCCGGACCTGAACTCCCTTTTTTTCCAGCAGTACAACCTGCGTTACGCTGAACTGCTCGAGACCATTCAGAATGTACTGTTCAATAAAATGGATCAGCGCCTCTATGATTATCTCAGGGAAAAATCGGAGCTGCTAAACAAGAACCCGTTGAAAATCTCCCACAGGCAAATTGCAGCCGATTTGGGAACTGCGCGGGAGGTGGTGAGCAGGGTTATGAAAAAGCTCGAAAATGAAGGGAAACTGGAGCAGAATACGGATGGAATTAAAATTTCAGGGTTGTGA
- a CDS encoding YgaP family membrane protein, with protein sequence MKKNMGSADRIIRVILAAVVATLYFTNVITGTLGIVLMVVAAVFVLTSLISFCPLYAPFGLKTCAVKSDQTA encoded by the coding sequence ATGAAAAAAAATATGGGAAGTGCAGACCGCATTATCAGAGTGATTTTGGCTGCCGTAGTTGCAACACTCTACTTTACAAACGTAATCACGGGAACGCTGGGAATCGTACTGATGGTGGTTGCCGCTGTTTTTGTTCTTACCAGCCTGATCAGTTTTTGTCCGCTTTATGCTCCTTTTGGACTTAAAACCTGTGCAGTGAAAAGTGATCAGACGGCTTAA
- a CDS encoding ABC transporter permease: MLKSFQSALLYALENIRTNFFHTLLSVLGIIIGVSALIVILSMIDGLEKYAREQISNTTSVKVVEVSSATSETIDGVSIKKADPAILTRSIHRELISNITVPVSSFRVSEVAREIIIGKQTTGSLVYYSDSGNTDKFIVNYGTHFFGKDSTDFERRVAVVDTTLAARIGGPSYQPEEIVGSGLTLDGVNFEVIGIVDGYSPSPELVVPIDHLKGELLLDNPPFIALEATDVADVPVIKESITEWLASSPYTDNDFRIFSQDFRVSQTMQGFQLFRIIMGLIVGISVVVGGVGVMNVLLISVTQRTKEIGVRKAVGSRKRDIYIQFLSESMVISLFGTVVGILFGILVSLAVVPIVHRIVEVSFSPAFSLLTIGLITVISMFIGILFGTFPAWKASQLNPIDALRRE, from the coding sequence ATGCTGAAATCCTTCCAATCCGCCCTGCTGTATGCCCTGGAAAATATCCGCACCAATTTTTTCCATACGCTTCTTTCTGTACTCGGGATTATCATTGGAGTTTCAGCTCTTATTGTGATCCTGTCCATGATCGACGGGCTTGAAAAATATGCAAGAGAGCAGATCAGCAATACAACTTCGGTGAAAGTTGTGGAGGTTTCAAGCGCAACTTCAGAGACTATTGATGGCGTTTCGATCAAAAAAGCAGATCCGGCTATTCTTACGCGCAGCATTCATCGTGAGCTGATCTCCAATATTACAGTACCGGTATCATCTTTCAGAGTTTCAGAGGTGGCAAGAGAAATAATCATAGGGAAACAGACCACCGGTTCACTGGTCTATTATTCGGACTCCGGGAACACGGATAAATTCATCGTTAATTACGGTACCCATTTCTTTGGAAAAGATTCCACGGATTTTGAGCGCCGGGTTGCCGTTGTGGATACAACCCTGGCCGCGCGAATTGGCGGCCCGTCATATCAGCCGGAAGAAATTGTCGGTTCCGGGCTGACCCTGGACGGCGTGAACTTTGAAGTGATAGGGATTGTGGACGGTTATTCACCAAGCCCTGAACTGGTGGTGCCGATAGATCACCTGAAGGGGGAGTTGCTGCTCGATAATCCACCGTTTATAGCCCTTGAAGCAACGGATGTTGCAGATGTCCCGGTGATCAAAGAATCCATAACCGAATGGCTTGCTTCCTCCCCATATACCGACAATGATTTCAGGATCTTCAGTCAGGATTTTCGTGTATCTCAGACAATGCAGGGCTTTCAGCTCTTCAGAATTATCATGGGACTAATCGTCGGTATTTCCGTAGTGGTTGGTGGCGTGGGGGTAATGAATGTACTGCTGATTTCTGTGACCCAGAGAACCAAAGAAATTGGAGTTCGTAAAGCCGTCGGTTCAAGAAAGCGGGATATTTATATCCAGTTTCTGTCCGAATCGATGGTAATCTCCCTCTTCGGGACAGTGGTCGGAATCCTGTTTGGAATATTGGTATCACTTGCGGTGGTCCCCATAGTCCACAGAATCGTTGAGGTTTCTTTTAGCCCCGCATTCTCGCTTCTCACGATAGGCCTAATTACCGTTATATCAATGTTTATCGGAATACTCTTCGGTACCTTTCCTGCCTGGAAGGCGAGCCAGTTAAACCCAATTGATGCATTGAGAAGAGAGTGA
- a CDS encoding cytochrome c biogenesis CcdA family protein, protein MEFYTFSFMQGVLAFLAPCAVALLPAYITAFISRPENNAPGSRSRFIRGLKLAFLSILGILAVYALAGVFILLAAQVLKAYMKWITMGMGGILIVLGIMMAAGKSVSMTLNVNRTSAGSESKEAFLFGTAYAIGSLGCLFPLFLVVATQAMAAPSVFTGAGYFLAYFGGMSLMMVGAILLSVLARDFLMKFLGKVLPYMETVTGWLLIGAGGYVIYYQMYLF, encoded by the coding sequence ATGGAATTTTACACGTTCTCCTTCATGCAGGGAGTGCTGGCATTCCTGGCACCCTGCGCAGTTGCCCTCCTGCCGGCGTACATCACAGCATTTATATCACGGCCTGAAAATAACGCACCCGGCAGCAGATCACGATTCATCCGCGGGCTAAAGCTCGCTTTTCTGAGCATTTTGGGCATTCTGGCTGTTTACGCCCTGGCAGGAGTTTTCATTCTGTTGGCAGCCCAGGTATTGAAAGCCTATATGAAGTGGATCACCATGGGCATGGGCGGGATACTCATTGTACTTGGAATAATGATGGCAGCCGGAAAGAGCGTGTCGATGACCCTGAATGTGAATCGAACATCTGCAGGTTCGGAATCGAAAGAAGCTTTTCTTTTCGGTACGGCCTATGCCATCGGTTCATTGGGCTGCCTCTTCCCTCTTTTCCTGGTGGTGGCTACCCAGGCGATGGCTGCGCCTTCCGTATTTACCGGCGCGGGCTATTTTCTGGCCTATTTCGGCGGCATGAGCCTGATGATGGTCGGGGCGATCCTTCTCTCGGTACTGGCGAGGGATTTCCTGATGAAATTTCTCGGAAAGGTTCTCCCCTATATGGAAACGGTTACCGGCTGGCTTCTGATCGGTGCGGGCGGGTATGTGATTTATTATCAAATGTACCTGTTTTAG
- a CDS encoding peroxiredoxin family protein, whose product MKHYSSILIHTITAFAFILVSCSNIDSRPGADTSEAADSETASHSENTLMAAPDFEVTTLEGESISLQKSLESGKPVVVYFTASWCPVCARNWPVLSEVYPEFEDRLTLVAVSIDPTDTEDVMRELAENEDFLFPSTAGRPEIMIDFGVESQATTVGVNLDGNIAFKKSKQALTADEFRELFSGLLN is encoded by the coding sequence ATGAAGCACTATAGTTCTATTCTTATTCATACAATCACAGCATTTGCCTTCATACTCGTGTCGTGCTCCAACATTGACAGCCGGCCGGGCGCAGATACGTCTGAAGCGGCGGACTCGGAGACTGCTTCGCATAGCGAGAACACGCTTATGGCCGCACCTGATTTTGAGGTTACAACACTTGAAGGCGAATCCATCAGCCTGCAAAAATCACTTGAAAGTGGGAAGCCGGTTGTCGTTTACTTTACGGCGTCCTGGTGTCCCGTTTGTGCGCGCAACTGGCCGGTGCTTTCAGAGGTGTACCCGGAATTTGAAGACCGCCTGACGCTGGTTGCGGTCAGTATTGACCCTACCGACACGGAAGATGTAATGCGTGAACTGGCCGAAAATGAAGATTTTTTATTCCCAAGTACGGCAGGTCGCCCCGAAATCATGATTGATTTCGGCGTTGAAAGTCAGGCAACAACAGTGGGAGTTAATCTTGACGGTAACATTGCATTCAAAAAGTCCAAACAAGCCCTCACCGCCGATGAGTTCAGGGAGCTCTTCTCCGGGCTGCTGAACTGA
- a CDS encoding sensor histidine kinase: MNRFYLKIAAIFSVILIVFGIAVALITTKASSDVVQEAIQTTNKDLAPLLAKEFQPMLIDEFDQQKIEQKLTELSGKNPQFDFYLLNYEGKVKSVIPASRELVVLENSMIDTRPLDAFIQGKALPIVAQDPLNPDKRKTFSAANISIMGSEGCYLYVVLEGDQFTKATAMVSESYITRGTLWVIGIVLAISLATGLFLFSSISRRLDKMKTTVKKFERGQLTERIETEGSDELTDLAVCFNRMADTLVDNMKEIEKSDRMRRELIANVSHDLRSPLASIQGYLETIDMKRESLSRDDLHSYLKTVLGNTQKLNRLIDDLFELTKLDTEQVRLSIEPISLPELVQDLVQQFKPLADNKGIRLEAVFPDYPNVLIEADISMLNRAITNLIDNAITHTPEGGTVTVSSVMNGEDVVLEISDTGSGIPETDLPHIFDRFYQADKSRSDTGGAGLGLAIARKIFALHGGEISVSSITNEGTTFTVHLPTHT; this comes from the coding sequence ATGAACAGATTTTATTTAAAAATAGCGGCCATTTTTTCAGTCATCCTGATCGTATTCGGCATTGCCGTTGCTTTGATCACAACAAAAGCTTCATCCGATGTGGTGCAGGAGGCCATCCAGACAACAAACAAAGACCTGGCACCGCTTCTTGCCAAAGAGTTTCAGCCGATGCTGATCGACGAATTCGATCAGCAGAAAATTGAACAAAAGCTTACCGAGCTCAGCGGCAAGAACCCGCAGTTCGATTTTTACCTTCTCAACTATGAAGGAAAGGTAAAAAGCGTGATACCGGCCAGCCGCGAGCTGGTGGTGCTCGAAAACTCCATGATCGACACGCGCCCGCTCGATGCATTTATTCAGGGTAAGGCACTTCCTATCGTAGCGCAGGACCCCCTGAATCCGGATAAGAGAAAAACGTTCAGCGCGGCCAATATCAGCATCATGGGATCCGAAGGGTGTTATCTCTATGTGGTTCTGGAAGGTGATCAGTTTACCAAAGCAACGGCAATGGTTTCCGAAAGCTATATCACCCGCGGCACCCTTTGGGTGATCGGAATTGTTCTGGCTATCAGCCTTGCAACCGGACTCTTTCTTTTTTCAAGCATCTCACGCCGTCTCGACAAAATGAAAACAACGGTAAAAAAGTTTGAGCGCGGACAGCTTACCGAGCGGATTGAAACGGAAGGGAGCGATGAACTGACCGATCTGGCCGTTTGCTTCAACCGCATGGCCGACACCCTGGTCGACAATATGAAAGAGATCGAAAAGTCGGATCGCATGCGCAGGGAGCTGATTGCAAACGTCTCTCACGACCTCCGCAGCCCGCTTGCATCCATTCAGGGATACCTGGAAACCATCGATATGAAAAGGGAATCATTGTCCAGAGACGATCTTCACAGCTATCTGAAAACCGTATTGGGAAACACCCAAAAGCTGAACAGGCTCATTGATGATCTCTTTGAGCTCACCAAACTCGATACCGAGCAGGTGCGCCTTAGCATAGAACCCATTTCCCTGCCTGAGCTTGTTCAGGATTTGGTACAGCAGTTCAAACCGCTGGCCGATAACAAGGGCATTCGTCTGGAAGCGGTGTTTCCCGACTATCCAAACGTACTTATTGAGGCCGACATCAGCATGCTGAACCGCGCCATCACCAATCTGATCGACAACGCCATTACACATACCCCGGAAGGCGGTACCGTCACGGTCTCCTCTGTCATGAACGGCGAAGACGTAGTGCTCGAGATTTCAGATACGGGTTCCGGCATTCCGGAGACGGATCTGCCACACATTTTCGACCGGTTTTACCAGGCCGACAAGAGCCGTTCCGACACGGGCGGCGCCGGACTGGGACTGGCCATTGCACGCAAAATTTTTGCTCTCCATGGCGGGGAAATCTCGGTGAGCAGTATCACAAATGAGGGCACCACATTTACCGTACATCTGCCAACCCACACATGA
- a CDS encoding response regulator transcription factor has product MDNNGKTILIAEDNRDLLNLLKINLTDQSYQVITATDGKKAMEAFHQEQPGLVILDVMMPEMDGFDVCKAIRSENKQVPILMLTAKTEEVDKVLGLEIGADDYMTKPFSIRELLARVKAIFRRVEVGLDSSVRENSVYKFDGLMLDVSKRKVTLNGRPIELTSKEYDLLHLFFSNPGKAYSREELLNTIWGYSFEGYSHTVNSHINRLRSKIEDDASDPHYIRTVWGVGYRFADLEEAEV; this is encoded by the coding sequence ATGGACAACAACGGTAAAACGATTCTTATTGCTGAAGATAACAGGGATCTTCTGAACCTGCTTAAAATCAATCTCACCGATCAGAGTTATCAGGTTATTACCGCTACTGACGGAAAAAAAGCAATGGAGGCGTTTCATCAGGAGCAGCCCGGCCTGGTTATTCTGGATGTAATGATGCCCGAAATGGACGGGTTTGACGTCTGTAAAGCCATCCGAAGTGAAAACAAGCAGGTTCCGATTCTGATGCTGACCGCCAAAACCGAAGAGGTGGATAAAGTATTGGGCCTTGAAATCGGCGCTGATGACTATATGACCAAGCCGTTCAGTATCCGGGAACTGCTGGCAAGGGTGAAAGCCATCTTTCGTCGTGTGGAGGTTGGCTTAGACAGCTCTGTCAGAGAGAATTCAGTGTACAAGTTTGACGGACTGATGCTGGATGTATCCAAGCGCAAGGTCACCCTGAACGGCCGGCCCATAGAGCTTACCAGCAAAGAGTATGATCTGCTGCACCTTTTTTTCTCCAATCCGGGCAAAGCGTACAGCCGTGAGGAACTCCTCAACACAATCTGGGGGTACAGTTTTGAGGGATACAGCCATACCGTTAATTCTCATATCAACCGGCTTCGCAGCAAGATTGAGGACGATGCCTCAGATCCACACTATATCCGTACGGTATGGGGGGTCGGATACCGGTTCGCTGACCTTGAAGAAGCAGAAGTGTAA
- a CDS encoding ABC transporter ATP-binding protein produces the protein MSNVVEAIDVNKYFREPVEFHVLKDINLTIESGEFVSIIGPSGSGKSTLLYVLSSLDRDYEGSVHIDGTELKTLTNHKLSTLRNKSIGFIFQFHYLLSDFTALDNVMLPGLKLGELSHEELEEKAMEKLDLLGIADQAGKKINLMSGGQQQRVSVARALINEPRIIFCDEPTGNLDSENASIVFDMLKKLTRSFDQTILMVTHDDTYSSKTDRQIRMLDGRIEK, from the coding sequence GTGAGTAACGTCGTAGAGGCCATAGATGTAAACAAATATTTCCGCGAACCGGTGGAATTTCACGTATTGAAAGATATCAACCTGACAATTGAATCGGGCGAATTCGTCTCCATCATAGGTCCCTCCGGCAGCGGTAAATCGACGCTTTTGTATGTACTTTCATCGCTTGACCGAGACTACGAGGGCAGCGTGCACATCGATGGTACGGAACTGAAGACACTCACCAACCACAAGCTCTCCACCCTCCGCAACAAGTCCATCGGCTTTATTTTCCAGTTTCACTATCTCCTGTCCGACTTTACTGCGCTCGACAATGTGATGCTCCCGGGGCTGAAGCTGGGGGAGCTTTCCCATGAAGAGCTGGAAGAAAAAGCGATGGAGAAGCTGGATCTTCTGGGTATTGCTGATCAGGCAGGTAAAAAGATAAATCTGATGTCGGGCGGGCAGCAGCAGCGCGTCTCCGTTGCCCGTGCACTGATCAACGAACCCCGAATTATCTTTTGTGATGAACCCACCGGCAACCTGGATTCGGAAAATGCATCCATCGTCTTCGACATGTTGAAAAAACTGACGCGCTCCTTTGATCAGACCATTTTGATGGTAACACACGACGACACCTATTCCTCAAAAACCGATCGCCAGATCCGGATGCTGGACGGCAGGATCGAGAAATAA